The genomic stretch gttcctttacTTCACTGTTCTTTAAATTTTTATGACATGAGGACATGCAtacattttaagtgtggggtgagggaTACTTCAATGTAAGTATGTAATTGTACAAATTGACTGTTTGATGTTTCTTTGGTTTACTTTgattgtttttggtgttttgagtaATAGTTTCATTAGGTAAGTTTAAAgtaggtaagtgacttgtcccgACGACAGATCTCTTTCGGCGaggttcttgagggactaagtcggaaaaaaaggaaatatggAGACTCTCCTAATGACGGAtcctttagacaattttcttgagggaagcaAGTCTagagaaaagacaaaaaaaaaaaagattttttaggtagtgtagtaactcccccttggtttttctttgggccacgattcttttccaagggtttagcttgaaccgggtgtaggtaATTTTTGTTAGTTTGTTTTTTTAGTTTTTTGTTAGGATTAATGGGCTACGAGCTAAAATCAAAATACAAACCCTTGGCGTTgctacacctgaacacaatagacactAGAATGTAACGCTTAGTCTTAGTGGTTGATTCTTGCTAAAGTGTCTTAAACTGTATGTTTGTCACTGACTTGAATACTCAGAAGAGAGTGTCTTGATAAACCaatctggaatgagtcatatgccatgcgTGTGTGAGTTTTACTGTATTCCATGAttcacatttgatgcctagaacttgccccgtgtgtttacaaagcgaaatagtagttttattcagtcttagaagtgatataggcatttctttgttgagccaaacAAATAAAGTAAACCCACCTAACTGTAatacatcttagttaaccccgttgagcctataagcctgtttttttggcaaccacaatgcgaaccttacccaattgttgaATAGCCTTCTATTTGAACCCTTTTACCTCTCATAAGCACTTGAATAGGGTTGAAATTATGCAAAAGCAAAattgtggggtggtggtttggtttttgagtggaaccgttGAAATAGAGAGAAGGTGAAGtgtttggaaaaggaaaagaatgagCGCCActtaggaaaaaaaaagaaagagtaaaTGTAGTAATCGATAAGTGGTGGTTTTTtacaattgcacctaatggaTGGGGTTGTTGTAAATAAAAAGTGGTGGAGTGTttggttgacataagtatggttttGAATGTTCatgtaattgtattaaaagtaCTTAGGGAgattagtcactatatccaaatatatcctacccgtcccttagcctacattacaaccaagtgaagtcctattgatcttagactgagtgggctcgattagtagagtagtacactacgggcaagcctatggtgcatctttgtggcatgtgaatgttctttttgagagtgagtgaattttttctgtctaagttcctaattgttctatatatcattatatgtggaactactctctgatgtgatgtgagggcatgtgattcatgaaggaaaggcaagtcttgacttctgtgTAGAATAATTTGAGTAAGTATGAATAATGCACAACACGTGAGAGTCGATTTTTGAGGCGaaggttgttcactactaggcGTAACTTATGTGATTTGTTCTTGGTATGATGCGTTAGGGAATAATGCTTAGTGAAGGAACCCTtatagagtgtggtggattgctcgaggattatcaatgatttaagtgtggggtgttgataataggctagatttatgtaatttggcGATTGCTTATGCCCCAGCTTGATTATATTTTACTGCTATAATATAGTTAAATGATGTTAAATTGGATCTAATTGTGAATGTCACACGTTGCAGGAGTGCATAGCATGTATGAGGACTTAAAACTATGGTTGGAGCTAAATTGAAGCAAGAAAAGCCCCTTGGAGCTGAGTACGTGGGAAGACGAGAGAAAGAATTGATGAAATGAAGACCTGGACTAGCGCGTCCAGTAGTGTGACCGCGCTAGCCCAGATGGTCGAGGTGGAATGATAGGGCATATGTGCGGTCATTAGCGCGAACGCGCTAGCCCAGTTCCGGAAAAGTAAATTTCAGGGGTAAAATTGGACGTTTGGGGGCAAATCCACTTAACCTATAGAAGGTCTAGCTCGCCCAAGAGATCATTATCAAGGTTTTCATAGCTTAGTTCAAGAAaaggagaggcaagaggcaaggaggataattcaacATCGAGTTCTTCCTTTCCTCCTTTTGTTTTTATGATTTGTGATGAATTTGAATATTGTTATGATGAACcatagtatgagtagctaaatatttagtctaaggttttgatggaacctgttgaaggaTAAACtttttgttatgttaatatagtttgcctgatttaatctctatttgttcaactatgtgtttgttgtagttaattgacaagatcctcaattagctgtgcttatttagtgtgcataactcgggagagagtgcatatttaggtaattgttgaacaacaccactcccaaagtatatgagagATCAATAACTGCGgatttaaaggcgggattagggataacgaagacttgtgtgcaatctaaagtgagttgtaataaacaaagccagctaaCGTATCTcaggagagtgcgtctagtaaattatcgtgattactcgggagagatttacggtaataggagtgctcatgattgatagagatgatTTGGTGATTCTATGTGAAgcataaccggaagggattccatcaataggggaaatcataaccttagaaccttctcttaattatttacaactcaatcatagttagttttcagTTGCTTAGTTACATTCATTTGTAGTTAGTAGAAATACCCTCAATTGTTATTTACAACGTTTGGAAAGTTGATTCTGTGGAATTTAGTAAGTTTAATGAGAaataattgataggttaattccttgtgggttcgactctaggctaaatacttagattatatttgcaacgtccgcgtgtcctttttataaggcatagttggacgTAATCAGCTATGATGACCAAATAGTATAGCAGAGGATATTTTTAAACCCCTTTTAATAGTATAGGAATATATTTGACCCttcattattttttttggatAAACAAAAGGGAAAAGGCCAAAATTATCCCTATACTATCGAAAATTAGTCACGTTTATACCCGTTTCTACTTTCGGTCCAAATATAGGCCTGCCGTTAAGAAAGTAGACAATATCGTCCCTAACGCTAACGGCTTCCCATGACTCAACAACTAAAATGACACGGTGGACTCCATGGCACTATTTATTTTTCATATGTAATACTCAGTAAATAACTAAACCCATTAAAATTAGTCTTCTTCTTATCTAACAATATACCACCATTGTTGCAAATTCAAGGTTCTTGTTCTATTCCTCAaaattatttcataaattttcatCATTACCGATCAGTGTTCGAACCACCACTCCAGCCGTCTTCCACCAAGAAAATACCCCACCTTCtctccacctagaaaatcatcaGCAATCACTTATTGGGAATACCCACCAAAAAGCTTCACTAGAAACCATCTCTTTAAACACTACCAGTCACTCATCAAAAAATCACCTCTCTTTTCTTCCATCTCTCGCTTCTCTTTACTGGTCATAACTACCCAGTAACACTCCTTTtccacaaaaagaagaagagctaGATCCAGAAGAAAGAAATCCTCCATAAAAACCTATTTACGGGTGACCTCCTGTTTCTCTTTAAAATTCCACCCAATGAAAAAATCTTTTTTTGCTAAAAAATTTCTTTACGGCTTGAACATATCAGAACCAGTCTTGACGGAACAATCTTTTTCGCAAACAAAGAAGAATCAATAGGGTGAGAATCATTTCGGAAATTTTTGATCTGTTTTGGACTGAATAAAACAAAGAATCTGACATTGAAATGCTGAAACTATTCAAAGCTGCAACTTGTTATTTAAATTAGAATTGGTTAAATCTTGCGCCTTGAATCTGGAAAGTTAGAGAAGGAGAAGACTAATTTTAGTAGGTTTAGTTATTTATTATTACAGATGGAAAATAAATAGTGACATGGAGTCCACCGTGTCATTTTAGTTGCTGAGTCATGGGCAACCGTTAGGGTTAGGGACGATTTTGTCTACTTTCTTAACGGCAGGCCTATATTTGGACCGAAAGTAGAAACGAGTATAAACGTAATTAGTTTTTGATAGTATAGGAACAATTTTAGTCTTTTCCCCTAAACAAAAAGTGAAAGTGTGTTATATAGAGTAAAACAAAAATAGTAGTAATTTATTTAACTCTATTTTACAACTTCAcgcaaaagaaaaataagaagggGAGAAGAGAACTGACACGAGAAAATGGATTAAATAGTACAAAGGAGCAAGGCATATTCTATTTTCAGTCGTCACCAACAAAGAGTAGAAACAGAGAAATCTCTGCGCTCGTCGGGCAGCTATTAAGATCCAATCGTATCTTCGCTCCTCCAAAAATTCAGTCTCTTCACTTCTCTACTGTCAGTAAAGGTTAGAATCGTCTTTTTTGCCGCCTTCTCTCCTTTTATCTAACCCCAATTTTATTTATCTTTAGTCTTTGTTTCTATCTGTATTGCAAAACCCTAATtcgaacacacacacacacattgatATTTTGCTGTATCATTTTTTACTCTGAAGATTCCGTAATTTGCCTTAAAGTATAAATTATTTAGTGTTCGAATGAAATAGAGTTCCTGAATAGAGTGGGATGTATACAAAAGATTCATACAGTTGACCCCGACTGATTAGGAATTgaggtgtagttagtttttgtaTATTTTCACTATATTGATTGTGTTTCTAATGTCTGATTGGCCCGTTTCATATTTGATTCTAGTTGATGCTGTATATAGAATTTTTCAATTGTTTGAAACTATCGTTGTGTTTAGTGTGCTCTGGAAAAATGGATAACTGATATATGCATTGTGCTCGAGTTTATTTGGTTTTTTGAAGTATTTCAATTCCTCCAATTCCTCCTGAGCAAAGGACATGTTTTATGGTaactttctttttttcaaaataaatttccAGAGCGAGGGGCGGGGTTATGTATTGccccggggggggggggagaggtcTATGGTGAAAATTGAGTGCTGCCCCTGAGTTTTGGTAGTGTGGAGATTGTGGTTCTACGGTACTAAGTGGGGATTCAAATGATTTGTATCTGAGACTGCACATTGCTTCATTTTCTTGACTTCCGTTTTCAGCAATCatcacatggagggtgaatgtgTTCTAGTTGAATTCAGCAATCATCTCTTGTTGTATGGTCAATTCGATCAACTACGCCCGTTCTGCTTGGACGTAGTTGGCTTCTACATCCATTCTGCTTTATCTAGGTCCAATTTCTTTCCAACACAAATAAAGTGGAAATTTGGTCTTTTTGGAGGGGTTCGTAACTTGCAAACAGTTGAATGTGCTGACTGTCATTTTCTGTAAAATGAGTGCCCATGACAGTGAGCAGTATATGCTTTCAGCTATTTCTTAACTTCCCATATTTaagttccttttttttttcatagcAGTAACAGAATTAAGACTCCTATCTCCTTTGTTTCGTCCTTTGGCAGTGAGTCCACTATGCTTGAGAATGTATTTCTAGTTGTTTGTAAGATGATGCTTTGCCCTCGTTGATCTTATCCCATTGTTATATGCATTTCAAGGATTGTCAAGTTGAATTTTTATGGAGGGTGTTGGAGATGGTGGTGCATCAGCAGCTGCAGCATTGAACCAACGGAGGCTTGAACTTTCAAAACTTTTCCAGTACTACTTAGATAAAACCACTCCTCATGCACTCTATAGGTGGATTGGAACTGTTGGCCTAGCATTGCTTTATGCTCTTCGGGTTTATTATGTTCAAGGATTCTACGTTGTTACATATGGTTTGGGCATCTACATACTCAATCTGCTGATTGGTTTCCTATCACCTCTTGTTGATCCTGAGCTGGAACCTTCTGATGGGGCTATGTTGCCAACTAAAGGTTCAGATGAGTTCAAGCCTTTTATTCGTCGTCTTCCGGAGTTCAAATTCTGGTAATAGTTCTTGGTGTACATATGTGCTTTTTAAATGGAGAAAAAGTTGTCATATTTTTTCtgtattcttcttttgaattgaTAGCTTGGAGTATTCTTCTAATCAGAATTTGCTCAGTTTGCTTTATCTGCTGTTTCGATTGGTCTTCCTTTTCCTGATAAATTAAGAGTAATGAATAGCCGTGTTAGAAATTTCTGGCATGTGTGTTTTAACATTAGAAACTTTTGAGTTGGTATGTCTTGTGTAAAGGTAACAGATTTCATTGTTTATTTTCATTTCCATTGGAATTTAGCATGGCCATATATTCAAGTGTTCTTTACTGTTATAGTGTTACCTGGTACAAGTGAACATTAAATTGTATCGGTTAGGAAGCATTACGGTTCTTGGTATTTGATTCAATCCTATTATTCATCTTTCTTGGTATTAATACAAGAAGAAATCTTAATAAGAAATTAAATTACCTTGAGAAAATCAAGAGTTCAATCAAGAACAAAggaaaatgatttttcctttcttaaTAATGTCAAAGTAATCATCAAAATTTGTGAAAAACAAGTCTAAGAGCTATATTTATAGTAGGGCTAATATCGGGCAAAAACAAAAAGACCATGAAATAAAACTTCCAAATTGACGTCGAGCTACCACGTGAGCCTACATGGTGCCGCACGAGCTGCAGGTCTTCCACCACGTCACTGCACGAACTCGATTAGTCTGTGGTCCTTGCTCTTTTTTTCATCCCTCTGAGGCTTTGTTATTCGGATGTAGCTCAATCAACTTCTCTTGAAGCGCTTTAGCATGTGACCTTGTCAAAGCCTTATAGGACATTGAGATAACTACCTAGCAACTTCTCCACTCACTTGAGGGCTTCCTAGGATACAATTGAGAGGGGTTACATAAAGGGATTGAAGGTAGACAACGTAGAAGAATATGTATGACCATATCATTGTGACAACTTTAATTTTGTTTGGTCTGTAGAATTAGATAACCTTGAGTGTAGTGGGAGCTTAATGCATTCAATTGCCATTTTAACATGTTTTGGTAGTGTAAAAGAAGCCACTATTATGTAATAGCAAGGATAACTGGTTAAATGATTGTGGTTGAGCCATACAACAATTTCGTATATACTTTTGACACTGTTTTGGTGTGCTATTAATAGGAGTGCTTTGGCTTATTATAAAAAGGTAGTGCTTTGGCTTATTATAAAAAGGTACTTAGTAATATCTGCACTAAGAAGATCCTTGACACAGTTGAACCAGAGATCCATCTGCCTTTTGTGTACAAGTACCTTAAAGAAAAAGATTTCCATTTCTTCTGCGAAAGTGGATGGACTATGAGCTTTGCTTTTGTGTCCCATAAGATTTGGGCTTTTTAGGAAGCCGAAGGAAATTGGTTTTAGAATCCCCTTTTTAGATGGTGAATGTATTATGGACTTATTAGGGGAACATGTATCAAGCTCATGATGCCTTGGACTCTTCTATTTCCTTTTTATACCTTATGCTATAATCTTTTGCTGTTACTCTTCTTCTTTGTGGTGCTGCTTCACAAAGTTTTCAGTCACCTTTCCAGAATCAACAATTTGGGTTGTTGTTTCTTCTATAATTTACTCAAAGCTCCACCTTGTTAGAATAACAAGTTGGGTTGTTGTTTCTTCTATAGTTTTCTGATATCATCACgtatctctttcttttctttttcaacatcAGCTGCAATTGTCAGTCAACTATAGACTACATGAACACTAAGCTGACGGGAAATTATGGGCCACCCTTGGAAAGGAAAAATGTTTGCTAAAGCTTTCACCATTTATTTTCGTTTGTGCATGCAATTCCTGTTAAACATTATGGTGTTGCATAATGTGGATTTACACCTTTTAGTGGGATGATGCTTTGCACGTGAACAACTGGAATCGAAAGGAGGAGAATTATTTCTTAAGTTCCACGGAATCCTTTTTGTCCTTTCCTGATATTTTGTGTTAGGGGTGGGGAATGATGAGCTTGGCAAGAGGAAGATCAAATTTCTAACCTCCAGATTACTATATATTTATTGGTTGTCTCCTTTCATAGGATAAACATATAGGAATATagtttttctttcaatatttaaATGTTATAGAGCTCACTCAGGCTTTTCGCTTTTAGGAATTCTATTTTTTAACAAGATGGAGTAGCATTTTGGTGCTTTTGCCACTTGATGGGACTGTTCTGCATTTTACATTCTGTAGTGGAGATAGCATGGGTTCTGATGCATCTATTTCAGGCTGTTTACTACTACTTTTTTTTAACTTTGGGCGTTGCTACAATGTCTActctctttttctgttttcttcaggTATGCCATAACAAAGGCTTTCTGTGTGGCATTTGTCATGACTTTCTTCTCCATATTTGATGTTCCTGTATTCTGGCCTATACTGTTGTGCTATTGGGTTGTCCTTTTCATCCTTACAATGAGGCGGCAAATTACGCACATGATCAGATACAAATACATCCCATTCAACCTTGGAAAGCAGGTGAACTCAATAGCAAATGAGTTCTTTTTGTATATTTTTCCAAATAGTGTTCTTGCTGTCAATGTTACTAGTCTCACTTGGTGAGAGTATATAAAGACTCCTTTTTGTTATTGTAACAGAAGTACTCAGGGAAAAGGCCATCAGGAAGTGGCAGCAGCACAAGGGATTGAACTGATTGTGTTTTAGACCAAATGGAGGAGGAAAGAGGAGATAGTCGAAagtgcaaagaaaagaaaaaatatatggaATTGCTACATATTTTTTAGTTAAATGGGATTTGTACTTGCATAAACTCTAACCTGAATACGGAGTCTGAAAATTTAGTTCCTTAGTGACCTTCCATTATTAAATTTCCAGCTTTGTGTTCATCTTTgctgacaacaacaacaacaacaacaagatgtTCTGTTTATATACCAGTGATCATCTTTGCtgaaattttataagtttgggaCGTATAAAACGAATGTTCTGCTCTGGTTGCAAATTGCAACAGAAGACAGGAAAAAAAATGGCAAAGGATCTCTTTTGCATTAGTTTAATTATCCCCACAGATAAAACTGTGTATAAAAACACAGGCATGAAGAAACTAGGCAATCAGCCCGTAAAGCAGTTATATTTTGCAATCATATATTGTCTTCCTGGTTCTCAATAGTCAATTTGTCTAGTATCGtagttattatttttttcttcttccctaAATTAAGTCACCTCCTCTAATTTAATATTATTACAAGCACCTTTTAAttgaaaaatagaacaaaatcaGCATGTACTAATACAAATGAAAGTAGATATAATCACAAATTTGTGTTGCCTGACCTAGAAACGCCATAAAATGAACCCGAAAGTCATAGCGGAGCGATGAGTATTGGTCACTAGGCCGTTTCCTATGGACCTACAATAATTCAGGCCAATCAAAGTCCGTCAATAAACACAAAATGTGGATATAATTATAATGTATGATCCCAAACCACAAAAGATGAACCTGAAAGTAATGGCGAAGTGATGTGTATGGTCACTTGACCATTTCCTATGGACCTACGGAATTTCATATCAATCAGAGTCCGTCAAAAAGATTCTACAAAATCTACATGTACTGATGGACATCAAAAAGTGGATATAATCACAAATTCGTATTGCGTGATCCCGAATCTCCATGAAATGAACCCAAAACGCCAACAAGCAACGTTAGTCATGGAAAACTATGAGTATTGGTcactaggtcattttttatggacCTACAAAATTTCAGGCAAATGGGAGTCCGTCAAAAAAATTCTATAAAATCAACATGTACATATACACGAAAAAGTGaatataattttaaatttatGTTGCTTGACCCTGAAACGCCATAAATTAAACACGAAAGTCATGGCGACGCAATGCGTATTGGCCACTAAACCGTTTCTTGTGGACCTATAAAATTTTAGGCCAATCGGAGCTTGTTAGAAAAATTCTACAAAGTCCACATGTACTAATATATACGAAAAAGTAAATATACTCATAAATTCGTGTTGTATGACTCCGAAATACCATAAAATAAACCTGAAAGTCATATCAAAACGATACGTATTGGTCACTAGGCCGTTTTCTATGGACCTACAGAATTTTAGGCCAATGGTTTGTCAAAAAATTTCTACAAAGTCAACATGTGCTAATGCACACAAACCTTGAAATGCCTTAGAATGAACTCGAAGGTCATGGCGAAGCGATGAGTATTGATCACTAGGTCATTTCCTATGCACATATGGAATTTCAGGCCAATCAGAGTCAATTGAAAAAAATCTACAATGTCAGCATATACTAGTACACATGAAAAAATGAATATAATCACAAATTCATATTGCATGACCCAGAAACACCATAAAACGAACCCGAAAGTCATGGAGAGTCAAAGGGTTTTGGTCACTAGGGAGTTTCCTATGGACGTATAAAATTTCAGGCTAATCAGAATTCGTCAAAAAAATTCTACTAAATCAGCATGTACTAATACACACGAAAAAGTGAATATAATCATAAATTCGTATTGCATGATCTCGAAATTCCATTAAATAtacctaaaatgccaaaaagcgACATTTAGTCATCATGAAGCAATGAGTATTGGTCAGTAGGTTGTTTCCTATGGACCTGTACAATTTGAGGCCAATCGGAGTCCGTCGAAAAAATTCTACACAATCAACATGTACTAATTAACACACACGAGTGGGTATAATTATAAATTCGTGACGCCGAATACCAAGAAATAAAATCGAAAGTCATGGCAAAGCGATAAATATTAGTCAATAGGTTGTTCCCAGTGGACCTataaaattttaggtcaatcggagtttgtcaatttttttattTACAAAATCAACATGTGCTAATATACACGAAAAAGTGGATATTATCATAAATTCGTGTGGTATAAACCCAAAACGCCATAAAATGAACCTGAAGTCATAGGGCAATGATAAGTATTGGTACTAGATCGTTTCTTATGGACGGACAAAATTTCAGGCCAATTAGAGTCTGTCAACAAAATTCTAGAAAATATGTGTCTAACACACACGAAAAAAAAAGATATAATCATTAATTCGTGTTGCATGAACCCAGACTCtaataaatgaatctgcaagtaCTAGTGAAGCAATGCATATTAGTCACTAGGCCGTTTCCTATGGACCTACAAAAATTCAGGCCAATTGGAGTCCGTTAATTTTTACTTTTTACAAAATAAGCATGTACTAATGGACACGAAAAAGTAGATATAATTAAAAATTTGTGTTGCATGATTGATCacggcctactccgcactactaattaTGTAGCGAGAGAGAGTCGGAGCAGCTTTTACTCGATTTTGGGTCGGTATCGATTTCCACaaagagctagaatttggaatcgagtatctatctagtttaggattgtgtatgtgttccaaattacacttctaattatttttggggttttcttttttacttctactattatcaaactacaaatggtaaatgcaactagattaagctaagagttaatgctacgggttgtttaaatggtttaaaaggcactagggtagtgacttccgcctagatggtcaattgacgggtacttgaatCTAAGGAACAATTGACATAGTTGGGGAGTAttatataaccgttgcacgagataacccactctacacctctcgatggttcgagtgattttgccgaattgactttctcaagaccaattgtgtatgcaaatttgcacaagcaactagggttcaagtcgggtattactctctcgaggtttaaccctttaattggggctatcaatctcttgagtacgccccaattccttgttggaccaatttcagagacttagactctctttctcaagaagagcccaagtcaactaaacacaaactagtgtttgcaaccactaattcaacaattaaccatgaaattagCACAAATATCAAACACCAAAAATCAATCTAGctctaaaatacaagacccatcaattacccattctacggttgagccacaaccctagcttatgggtctagctactcataattgaaaaagaaaaacaagaaatagatgaagaacaactcatattaattaaattctaagctaaataacaagattcaatattgaaaagtagataaaattgccaaAATAGCTAAGAATATCGAACCCACGAGTGCAGCTGCTTAATTacaatatctgataccctaaaaaatgggaaaagaagctatttatactaagccaaaaattctggacaaaaatgcccctgcggggttagtgcggaatACACAAAATGGTGTAaggccgcactagggctctgaatTTGAAGATCTGACTCTCTAAACTCAGACACTACGGACCGTAGAGAATGGACCTCTACcgtggaggcttctagtgcggtccgcacaaaatggaatgcggaccgcattgacttgAATCCTTGAAACTTGCACTTCTTTGATCTTGGGTTCTGCGGACCGTactaaattgagtgcggccgcattgccttcagtgcggaccTCACAAATCCTAGTGCAGCTGCATTGCCTTTGTTCCTTGAAAGTCATGCTCTCTGAACCTcacagtgcggaccacacagaatatagtgcggccgcactggccttggtttgcctgagctttgttttgtcttggtacttgtgcaagtttcactccttttgagctgatctttgatatcttgtcactttgttgatcaaacctacaatcaagcacaacttgtgagccttttgggactattttgtatgaatttctaatcaaagcataagcaagaaggagtataaaatgcgttaaaattcctagttatcaactcccccaaacttaagcttttgcttgtcctcaagcaaacaaaataagatccatcccttaagggaaaatccgaGAAGTTTTCAGCagacctaaagtaacctcatctagcatcagttgggactaacaattgacctcaatacaaatgaatcattaacaacttttactctttgaaacaccatggattaaatgtgacacaagagcatcaaagttggctcaacacatcaaaggactctttctattactttggtcattgtggagcccaaactcacacatcctcaactctccctaagcaaacctcacctttagaatagtagcACTCAAAATGAGGTTAATGAAAGTTTACTCATCTCTCTGAAGAAAAagccacaagtccggctctaggtaccatatgcttgcccc from Nicotiana sylvestris chromosome 12, ASM39365v2, whole genome shotgun sequence encodes the following:
- the LOC104237997 gene encoding protein RER1B-like, yielding MEGVGDGGASAAAALNQRRLELSKLFQYYLDKTTPHALYRWIGTVGLALLYALRVYYVQGFYVVTYGLGIYILNLLIGFLSPLVDPELEPSDGAMLPTKGSDEFKPFIRRLPEFKFWYAITKAFCVAFVMTFFSIFDVPVFWPILLCYWVVLFILTMRRQITHMIRYKYIPFNLGKQKYSGKRPSGSGSSTRD